The following DNA comes from Sphingomonas flavescens.
GATCAGCGGCAAGCGCCTTCATCGCCGCATTGTCGCTCGCCAGGCGCTGAAAGGCCGCCGCATTGGCCGACATTCGGGCATCCGCGGCGGCCTTCGATGCCGCGGCCTGGAAGGCACTGGCGTTTGAGGCGAAGCTGCTAAAGGCCGAAGCATTAGCCATGATCGCGGCTAGCGCTTGCGGATGCGAAGCCAGAGCCGCGAAAGCGTCACCATGGGCGGCGACCGCCGCCATGGCCTGAGGTTGGCTGGCGAGCGCCGCGAATCCGGCGCTGTTCGACGCGATCGACGCCATTGCGGCGTCGGACACGCCAGCCAGGCGCAGCTGGCTCGCCATACTGGCGGCGCTGTTCGCGGCGGCAGCCAGGGCTGCAGGCTGACTCGCGAAGGACTTAAGCGATGCGGCGTTCGCGGCCAGCGAGGCGAAGACGCCCGGGTCCGCTGCCAATGCGTTCATTGCCGCATTGTCGCTCGCCAATTGGCGGAAAGCGGCGGCGTTGCTCGCAAGCCTCGCATCGGCGGCAGCGTTGGCTGCGGCCGACCGGAACGCGCTCGCGCTTGAAGCGAAGCTGCCGAATGCGCTGGCATTGTTCGCAATCGATGCAAAAGCATCGGGGTGCGAGGCCAGCGCCTGGATCGCCGCCGAGTGGCCGGCGACCGCGTTCATCATCGACGCACTGGCTTGCCGCGATTGTGCATTGGAGGCTGCAGTGTTCTGCGCCGCCTTCGCCATGCTGGCAAACGCCTGCGGATTTGCCGCTAGCGCCGCGAATGCCTGCGGATCGGCCAGCAGCGCGGCCATTACCTGCGGCTGCGATGCCAGCGCCTGGAAGCCGGGGCTGGCGGCGAGCGCGCGGAAATTGGGATCCTTGACCATCAATTCGAAGGCATCCGTCTGCATCAGTTCGGGGACGGCGGTATCGCCGAGCTGAACGTCGCTTTCGCCAACCTGGGCGGAAACATATCGGTCCGCCGGTGCAATGGTGCCTGCGCTCGGGCCCAGTGGCGGGTATACGCGGCCAAGCCCGTAAGCGCCTGCAGCAACCGCAAGGATTGCAGCAGAAGTGAAAATCATTTTGCGATTGTTATTGGAAGTCGAAAGACGCGTAGCCATCGATTTTGCCCCCTTGACCCAGTCAAGGCTGGGCAAGTTGCGCCTTTGTTAACCAGAAGTCAACGAATGTCCCGAAGCCGACACACTCACATTACAGCTCTAAGCCATTGAAAAAGGCGACCTTTTTGAAGGCAGTTGAACTGCACGGGTAACCCATTCGGCTGAAAAAAAATTTTCCGGCAAAGGTTCCGTAACCATGCCTTGCTAGTCCGTGCGCATGGTTCTCGCGCTTGTGATTCTGGCGACCCTCGGCGGTCCGACAGCGGATGTTGCACGGCAACCTGACCTCCCTGCTGCGGTTTCGTTCCCAGCAACTCGCAGAGAGGGCGAGGATGTCCTGCTCGCTTCCGCGGATACCGCTCGTTCGGTTCCCGAAGGGGCGCGGGATCGCGCCGCGCAACTCCCGCGTCCCAGGCCTCGGGTGACGACCTGCCGGTGCGGTGACCCTGTGCCCGAGCCAAATGCCAATCAGGAATGAGAGCTAGCTAATTGTGCGCCTGGGCAATTCGAGCCGGCATTGGCCGAACAATGGGAATGTCGCCGTCACCCACCGCCGCAAACGCTGACCAGTAGAATGGGTGCGACGTTTGAACGTCGTCCATCAATTGCCGCTGCGATAAGCGAAGCGCAGTGACTGTCGGCGTACCAGGAGGCGCGGAGAACAGGCCGGTCATCAGCCGTTGGGTCGCGTTATAGTCGTCCGGGACCGGCCAGTGGCTGGCGATGACCAGACGCCCACCCGCGCCGACGAAGGCGCGCACGAGACCGTCGAGCGCCACATCGCCGCCTGTCGATAAGCCCGCCTGCTGGGTGGCCGCCGCGCTGGCTTTCCCCGCGGTATCGCACGCGGAAAGGATCACGACGTCGGCATCCAGATGAAGGTCGAAAATATCACGGAAGGTCAGCAACCCGTCCGACCCTGTTCCGCCGAAGCTGGTCAGCAATGCCGGTTGCGCGGGGCATTTGGCCGCCCGAGACGTCACCACGCCGTGCGTGGCGAAGTGGATGATGCGGTACTGATCGAGATTACCGCGCGCCTCCAGCGCCGTATCCGTGAACTGGTCGCCGGTCACGATATCGACACCGTTTGGATCGAATTGCTTCAGGATGGATGCCGCCACTTGCAGTTCGCGTGCGGAAATCGGGTGATTCCACGACGATAGCGGCAGCAGACAATCGCGGTCGGCAGTTGCCGGCACAGCGCTCTCGTTGGCCGACGGTGGAGTATTCTGCCCTAGGCCGAGATACTCCTTCCGCCCCGCGGACGGCCGTGCCGCGCGTAGTTGCGCGAACGCGCGCGGACTGACTGCCGTGCTGATGTCGCGATCGCGCCCAAGCCACGCGATGCCGCGGAAATCGTAAGCTGCATCCTCGCTCGTCTTTGCACGGGTTGCGTAGGCATCGACCGACGCCTGATCCATCACCAACAGGTTGACCGGCAAGCGCAGCATTGCGCCGTCCGGTTCGAAAATCAGATGCCTGACCGATGGAATCGCCGCCGCGAACGGGGCGAACAGTTCTTCGTAAAGCTGATGGGACAAGGCGACGTCGAACGGATAGGTCGTGCGCTGCCCACCTTCGACCTTGGAAATGGTGTCTCGCAGCGCGCTTACTTGTGCATCCAACTGCTTCGCCGACACCGCGAGCTTTACCGCGCGCCCTCCGGACGGCGTGACCAGCATTGCGTAGACGTGGTCGCCGACGATGGTCATCCGGTAATAGGCTTCGCCCGCGCGAAGAATCTTCTGAAGGTCGGCCAGCGAGATCGTATCGCTAGACACGGCCCGATAGCGGGGGAAACTCGCCAAAGCCGCCTGGGTCGTCAGCTGCTCTTTTTGCGTCGAATCCAAGGACGCGCGCAGGATGCGCGTTCGTGCGGCTTCCATCGGTGAGGGCTTGGGCAAATCGAGTAGTCGAGCAAGCTCGATGCGGTTGCGTTCGACCTGCCGGGTCAAGGTCACGGATTGGCGGAACAAGCGTGACGCCTCGTCGGTGCCGCCAGTCAGCTCCCGCGCTAGGACCGCTTGCGTCTGTGCAAGGCCGGGCCTGACCATAAGCTGCGTCGCCGCGAATATTTCCGCCTCCGCCGCTGGGTCGTCACCCTTCTTTAAAAGCAGATCCACGTAGGGCCGCAGCACATTCGCAAAGCTGGGTGGCAGGCTGCTGGTGTCGCCTTGCGAATGGACAATGTCGCTGAACATCTTTTCGGCGACCGGAAGTTGGCCGCTGCGCGCCAGATATCCAGCGAGCCGAGCGCGCGAATTAAGCAGGACGGCGGTCCCGGGATAGTTGACCTCGAGCAAGGTGACTGCCGACCGGTAGAGCCGGCTTGCTTCGGCCTGCTGGCCGTCATCTTCGGCAATCGCTCCCAAGTCTCCGAAGATTTGCGCTCGCATCCAAAGGATCGAAGCCACCTTTCCCGCGCGAACCGCCAGCAACTCGCCATCCGCCCGACGAAGAGCGTCGCGCGCTCCCTTGGTGTCACCGAGCAAGCGCAGAGACGTGCCGCGCAATTGCAGCGCCTGCCCGTCGAGGATGGCCGCTTTCTCCTCAGGCAGGAGCTCATCCGTTTGCGATCGAAGCTGCTGGCCGAAGCGGGAGTCGGCGTTGAGACGTCGCGACAATGCTTCGTCGATCTCCAATTTTGCGCTGGCATTGCGCTGACTATCGACAACCGATTTCGGCAGCGGTTTGTCGAGCTCATCAAGCGCCTTTTGGGGATCGCCCTGGTTCAGGTCGTGAATCGCGCGGTAATTGCGAAGCCGTCGAGCGACGATCGGATCATTACTCACCAACTGGGCAGCGCGGGAAAACAGCGCGTCTGCCTCCGCGAACCGGCCAAGATTGGACTTCTGGAGTGCTTCGTTGACCAAGGCTTCACCTTGGCTGACCGGCGTGTCGCCGCCGTTCGTGCTCGCGGCCGCGAAGAATTCCGCAGCCTCGGCATAGCTGCCCGCATTGTTGCGGCGATAGGCTTCCTCCAGCGCCTTGTCGGCCGCAAGCGTGCCAGCCTGCACACGGGCAAAGGCAGCGGGATCGCCGGCGCCGGTCGTCGCAATCGAGATTTCGCCTTTG
Coding sequences within:
- a CDS encoding CHAT domain-containing protein, which translates into the protein MSKSAVTAALIGIGMLVAGSASSWAATPLSIRDSWRIGNSGTSFCSAQSLTVDKALTGMFDAGYSVTCRDAALPVGKLYKLRETADAPKRIAADIATVANCQRPQRGGMQGIGAVEVTECRLKDANVAYRAYHFLRGKILYSAQGLAGYDSALQLGLRSLVADQPVKGEISIATTGAGDPAAFARVQAGTLAADKALEEAYRRNNAGSYAEAAEFFAAASTNGGDTPVSQGEALVNEALQKSNLGRFAEADALFSRAAQLVSNDPIVARRLRNYRAIHDLNQGDPQKALDELDKPLPKSVVDSQRNASAKLEIDEALSRRLNADSRFGQQLRSQTDELLPEEKAAILDGQALQLRGTSLRLLGDTKGARDALRRADGELLAVRAGKVASILWMRAQIFGDLGAIAEDDGQQAEASRLYRSAVTLLEVNYPGTAVLLNSRARLAGYLARSGQLPVAEKMFSDIVHSQGDTSSLPPSFANVLRPYVDLLLKKGDDPAAEAEIFAATQLMVRPGLAQTQAVLARELTGGTDEASRLFRQSVTLTRQVERNRIELARLLDLPKPSPMEAARTRILRASLDSTQKEQLTTQAALASFPRYRAVSSDTISLADLQKILRAGEAYYRMTIVGDHVYAMLVTPSGGRAVKLAVSAKQLDAQVSALRDTISKVEGGQRTTYPFDVALSHQLYEELFAPFAAAIPSVRHLIFEPDGAMLRLPVNLLVMDQASVDAYATRAKTSEDAAYDFRGIAWLGRDRDISTAVSPRAFAQLRAARPSAGRKEYLGLGQNTPPSANESAVPATADRDCLLPLSSWNHPISARELQVAASILKQFDPNGVDIVTGDQFTDTALEARGNLDQYRIIHFATHGVVTSRAAKCPAQPALLTSFGGTGSDGLLTFRDIFDLHLDADVVILSACDTAGKASAAATQQAGLSTGGDVALDGLVRAFVGAGGRLVIASHWPVPDDYNATQRLMTGLFSAPPGTPTVTALRLSQRQLMDDVQTSHPFYWSAFAAVGDGDIPIVRPMPARIAQAHN